From a single Syngnathus scovelli strain Florida chromosome 2, RoL_Ssco_1.2, whole genome shotgun sequence genomic region:
- the fbxw12 gene encoding F-box/WD repeat-containing protein 12 codes for MHPQHLLDDCLIHIFTFLTEEDLIKASSVCTAWHTAAETPWLWRRMCLQRWGFCSQAVLGNPRVNHSWKKYFLRRFYLETKMKEGCTGSYTCRSLRGHTGQIVGLVYLQRSSPLGPDLWDTPTTVCSASTDGTVRAWNIQNGQQVWCTAKQSPLSSIISDEQRDYVITAESGSLIKVWQGQTGQEVASHSVGTTHCTLLQFNKDNDWFLSVGTSQGSLCTLAGTALTKKSSTMVCDSFNVNILLISPDKKWITAGSKDNVDLSPKVIYADSLTSPCEDEDPLCQSVPVSGCQAAVFIPTQSARLAMVHCNERTHNKALTVFDVSIKKSKYTSQIQVQQVESFLLPPNSTSSNILLEAKDSNSIVMAADRHLWVYSLKGSLLASFEEHMMPITSICVDSFRVVTASQDLSLRVLTWKHDRDGWSTLESRYHLLGGSHTMSRRFSHVSCDYSSIVGAVEGKDGKDVLKAYTFTS; via the exons ATGCACCCCCAGCACTTGCTAGACGATTGTCTCATTcatatatttacatttttaaccGAGGAAGATTTAATCAAAGCTTCAAGCGTGTGCACG GCCTGGCATACTGCCGCCGAGACTCCATGGTTATGGAg GAGGATGTGCTTGCAACGATGGGGATTTTGTAGCCAAGCAGTGTTGGGCAACCCTCGCGTCAATCATTCATGGAAGAAGTACTTTCTGCGACGATTTTATTTAGAGACGAAGATGAAGGAAGGTTGTACTGGAAGTTACACTTGCAGGAGTCTTCGAGGCCACACAG GGCAAATTGTAGGCTTGGTCTACCTGCAGCGGAGCTCACCTCTGGGTCCTGACCTCTGGGACACCCCAACTACAGTCTGCAGTGCTTCAACTGATGGTACAGTTCGGGCATGGAACATCCAGAAT GGTCAACAGGTGTGGTGCACTGCCAAGCAGAGTCCTTTATCGAGCATCATCAGTGACGAGCAGCGTGACTATGTCATCACAGCCGAATCTGGCAGCCTGATCAAGGTCTGGCAGGGTCAGACTGGCCAGGAGGTGGCGTCCCATTCCGTTGGAACCACACACTGTACATTGCTCCAGTTTAATAAGGACAAcgattggtttctgtct GTTGGAACGAGTCAGGGTTCTCTGTGTACGCTAGCCGGAACAGCTTTGACTAAAAAATCCAGTACAATGGTATGTGACAGCTTTAATGTCAACATACTCCTGATTTCACCAGACAAAAAATGGATCACAGCTGGCTCAAAAGATAATGTTGATTTAAGTCCAAAG GTGATTTATGCTGACAGTTTGACCTCCCCGTGTGAGGACGAAGACCCACTGTGCCAGTCAGTGCCGGTCAGTGGCTGCCAGGCCGCCGTCTTCATCCCCACGCAGTCTGCCAGACTGGCCATGGTCCACTGCAACGAGCGCACTCACAACAAAGCACTCACTGTCTTCGATGTCAGTATTAAAAAGTCAAAGTACACGTCCCAGATCCAAG TCCAACAGGTGGAGTCCTTTCTTTTGCCACCGAATAGCACGTCGTCTAACATTCTTCTCGAGGCAAAGGACAGCAACTCTATTGTGATGGCAGCTGATCGTCATCTGTGGGTGTATTCTCTGAAAGGTTCCTTGCTCGCCAGCTTTGAAGAGCACATGATGCCAATTACTTCTATTTGTGTG GACAGCTTTCGTGTGGTCACAGCATCTCAGGACCTTTCCTTGCGTGTACTGACCTGGAAACATGACAGAGACGGCTGGTCGACCTTGGAGAGTCGATACCACTTACTGGGAGGGTCGCACACCATGTCCAGGC GCTTCAGCCACGTCTCCTGTGACTACTCCAGCATCGTTGGTGCCGTTGAAGGGAAAGATGGCAAAGATGTTTTAAAAGCTTACACGTTTACCTCCTGA
- the wnt7aa gene encoding wingless-type MMTV integration site family, member 7Aa, which yields MSRRTRRWILRVLLCLGIVYLKIGGFSSVVALGASIICNKIPGLAPRQRIICQSRPDAIIVIGEGAQMGINECQFQFKNGRWNCSALGERTVFGKELKVGSKEAAFTYAIIAAGVAHAITAACTQGNLSDCSCDKEKQGFYSRDQGWKWGGCSADISYGLGFSKVFIDAREVKQNARTLMNLHNNEVGRKVLEKNMRLECKCHGVSGSCTTKTCWTTLPKFRELGYILKEKYAHAVHVEPVKASRNKRPKFLKIKKPYSYRKPMDTDLVYIDKSPNYCEADMVTGSLGTQGRVCNKTMMQHISGCDLMCCGRGYNTHQYSRVWQCNCKFLWCCYVKCNTCSERTEVYTCK from the exons ATGAGTCGGAGAACTCGGCGCTGGATTTTAAGAGTTTTACTTTGTCTGGGAATTGTTTACCTGAAAATTGG ggGCTTCTCGTCGGTGGTGGCCCTCGGAGCGAGCATAATCTGTAATAAAATCCCCGGTTTGGCCCCGAGACAACGGATTATCTGCCAGAGTCGCCCCGATGCCATTATCGTCATCGGAGAGGGCGCGCAAATGGGCATCAACGAGTGTCAGTTCCAATTCAAAAACGGCCGCTGGAACTGCTCGGCCCTGGGCGAGAGGACCGTCTTCGGAAAAGAGTTGAAAGTGG GGAGTAAAGAAGCAGCTTTTACGTACGCCATCATCGCAGCCGGGGTGGCCCACGCCATCACCGCCGCCTGCACTCAGGGCAACCTGAGTGACTGCAGTTGTGACAAAGAGAAGCAGGGCTTCTACAGCAGGGACCAAGGATGGAAGTGGGGAGGCTGCTCTGCCGACATCAGCTACGGCCTTGGCTTTTCCAAAGTCTTTATCGATGCCCGGGAGGTCAAACAGAACGCGAGGACGCTCATGAACCTCCATAATAATGAGGTGGGACGCAAG GTCCTGGAGAAGAACATGCGACTGGAATGCAAGTGTCATGGAGTGTCGGGCTCCTGCACCACCAAAACCTGCTGGACTACACTTCCCAAGTTCCGCGAGCTTGGCTACATTCTCAAGGAGAAATATGCCCACGCGGTGCACGTGGAACCGGTCAAAGCCAGCCGCAACAAGCGCCCCAAATTCCTCAAGATCAAAAAGCCATATTCATACCGGAAGCCCATGGATACAGACTTGGTGTACATAGACAAGTCACCTAACTACTGCGAGGCGGACATGGTGACGGGCAGCTTGGGGACACAAGGGCGGGTGTGCAACAAGACGATGATGCAGCACATCAGCGGCTGCGACTTGATGTGCTGCGGCCGCGGCTACAACACGCATCAGTACTCCAGAGTGTGGCAATGCAACTGCAAGTTCTTGTGGTGCTGCTACGTGAAGTGCAACACGTGCAGTGAGAGGACAGAAGTGTACACGTGCAAATGA